A DNA window from Synchiropus splendidus isolate RoL2022-P1 chromosome 2, RoL_Sspl_1.0, whole genome shotgun sequence contains the following coding sequences:
- the LOC128755021 gene encoding uncharacterized protein LOC128755021: MKSFERLVLSHLKSITASHLDSLQFAYRANRSVDDAVNQALHFVMEHLDCPGTYGRILFMDLSSAFNKILPALLEYKLRQLDVPDSLCRWITDFLTSRSQCVRLGTTVSDTRTLIIGSPQGCVLSPWLFSMYTNCCTSSHESMKLIKFADDTTIIRLISDGDESAYRREVERLMSWCSYNNLELNAQKTVEMFIDFRRVTVSLSPLMLAGLPIPIVDSFCFLGTTITEDLKWEPTIRSLIRKAQQRMFILRQRRKLQLPTKLLVEFYTAIIQSILTYSITVWGLSTFLLPGLKPSLSRAEKAFAECGRVCAELLR; this comes from the exons atgaagtcctttgagcgcctggttctctctcacctgaaatctatcactgcttctcacctggactcattgcagtttgcctacagagccaacagatctgtggacgatgcagtgaaccaggcccttcattttgttatggagcatctggactgcccaggaacctatggcaGGATCCTGTTTATGGActtaagctctgcctttaacaaaattcttccagctctgcttgaatacaagcttcgccagcttgacgtgcctgactccctctgtagatggattacagacttcctgaccagccgaagtcagtgtgtgcggctggggacgactgtctccgacactcggaccctcatcatcgggtctcctcagggctgtgttctctctccgtggctcttctctatgtacactaactgctgcacctccagccacgagtccatgaagctgatcaagtttgcggatgacaccaccatcatcaggctcatctcagatggagatgagtcggcttacaggagggaggtggagcggctaatgtcctggtgcagctacaacaacctggagctcaacgcccagaagacagtggagatgttcatagacttcaggagagtaacagtttctctgtcccctctcatgttggctggtttacctattcctattgtggactccttctgcttcctgggaaccaccatcactgaggacctcaaatgggagccaaccatcaggtccctcatcaggaaggcccagcagagaatgttcatTCTGAGGCAGCGACGGAAACtacaactgccgacgaagttgctggtggagttctacacagccatcatccagtccatcctcacctactctatcaccgtctg ggggttatcaacatttcttttacctggtttgaaacccagcttatcccgGGCCGAAAAGGCGTTTGCCGaatgtggacgtgtgtgtgcggaGCTCCTGAGATAG